A single genomic interval of Suncus etruscus isolate mSunEtr1 chromosome 10, mSunEtr1.pri.cur, whole genome shotgun sequence harbors:
- the ABCA2 gene encoding ATP-binding cassette sub-family A member 2 isoform X2, with product MLSRVTQLLERLSRVVEDGNLFDPVRPSLGSELETLRQRLEALGSGPELGADAPGGPAESSFSLDSVARDPRELWRFLTQNLSLPNGTAEALLAARVDLPEVHRLLFGPSPILDVGSGLSRARTPWGHLGSDHLLQMEELLLAPSLLEQLTCSRGSRELGRILTAPQGHQDALQGYRDVVCSGQAMARTRHFTELAAELRDQLDTAKIAQQLGLDTAPNGSVPQRQPPPPREMQALLEDLLGAQKILQDVDVLSALALLLPQGACAGRAPVGQASGSGGTANSTGLGQSPGSNGSNSSAEEGAASSAAPASSDALQGQCSAFVQLWAGLQPILCGNNRTIEPEALRRGNMSSLGFTSKEQRNLGLLVHLMTSNPKILYAPAGSEADRVILKANETFAFVGNVTHYAQVWLNISAEIRSFLEQGRLQRHLDWLQQSVAELRLHPEALDLSLEDLPPALRQDNFSLPNSSALLQQLDTIDNAACGWIQFMSKVSVDIFKGFPDEESIVNYTLNQAYQDNVTVFASVIFQTRKDGSLPPHLHYKIRQNSSFTEKTNEIRRAYWRPGPNTGGRFYFLYGFVWIQDMMERAIINTFVGHDVVEPGNYVQMFPYPCYTRDDFLFVIEHMMPLCMVISWVYSVAMTIQHIVAEKEHRLKEVMKTMGLNNAVHWVAWFITGFVQLSISVTALTAILKYGQVLMHSHVLIIWLFLAVYAVATIMFCFLVSVLYSKAKLASACGGIIYFLSYVPYMYVAIREEVAHDKITAFEKCIASLMSTTAFGLGSKYFALYEVAGVGIQWHTFSQSPVEGDDFNLLLAVIMLVVDAVVYGVLTWYIEAVHPGMYGLPRPWYFPLQKSYWLGSGRTEAWEWTWPWAHAPRLSVMEEDQACAMESRHLEEMRGMEEEPTHLPLVVCVDKLTKIYKTDKKPALNRLSLNLYENQVVSFLGHNGAGKTTTMSILTGLFPPTSGSATIYGHDIRTEMDEIRKNLGMCPQHNVLFDRLTVEEHLWFYSRLKSMAQAEIRKEMEKMIEDLELSNKRHSLVQTLSGGMKRKLSVAIAFVGGSRAIILDEPTAGVDPYARRAIWDLILKYKPGRTILLSTHHMDEADLLGDRIAIISHGKLKCCGSPLFLKGAYGDGYRLTLVKKPAQPGDPQEPMLTSSPSGRAQLSCCSEPQVSQFIRKHVGSCLLVSDTSTELSYILPSEAVKKGGFERLFQHLECSLDLLHLSSFGLMDTTLEEVFLKVSEEDQSLENSEADMKESRKDAFPVTDRAVSGEAPAGNLAQSSELAQSQASLQSTSSVGSARGDEATGSAGVYGDYRPLLDGLHDPDNVSLQEAEAEALTRVGQGSHKLDGWWLRVRQFHGLLVKRFHCARRNSKALSSQILLPAFFVCVAMTVALSVPEIGDLPPLVLSPSQYHNYTQPRGNFIPYANEERREYRLRLSPDASPQQLVSTFRLPSGVGATCVLKSPANGSLGPTLNLSSGESRVLAARFFDSMCLESFTKGLPLSNFVPPPPSPAPSDSPMSPDDDPLQTWNSSLPPTSGPENWTSAPALPHLVREPVRCICSSQGTGFSCPGGVGGHPPQMRVVTGDILMDITGHNVSEYLLFTSDRFRLHRYGAITFGNVQKSIPASFGARAPAMVRKIAVRRAAQVLYNNKGYHSMPTYLNSLNNAILRANLPKSKGNPAAYGITVTNHPMNKTSASLSLDYLLQGTDVVIAIFIIVAMSFVPASFVVFLVAEQSTKAKHLQFVSGCNPVIYWLANYVWDMLNYLVPATCCVIILFVFDLPAYTSPTNFPAVLSLFLLYGWSITPIMYPASFWFEVPSSAYVFLIVINLFIGITATVATFLLQLFEHDKDLKVVNSYLKSCFLIFPNYNLGHGLMEMAYNEYINEYYAKIGQFDKMKSPFEWDIVTRSLVAMTVEGFVGFFLTIMCQYNFLRQPQRMPVSTKPVEDDVDVASERRRVLRGDADNDMVKIENLTKVYKSRKLGRILAVDRLCLGVRPGECFGLLGVNGAGKTSTFKMLTGDESTTGGEAFVNGHSVLRELLQVQQSLGYCPQFDALFDELTAREHLQLYTRLRGIPWKDEKQVVKWALEKLELTKHADKPAGTYSGGNKRKLSAAIALIGHPSFIFLDEPTTGMDPKARRFLWNLILDLIKTGRSVVLTSHSMEECEALCTRLAIMVNGRLRCLGSIQHLKNRFGDGYMITVRTKSSHSVKDVVRFFNRNFPEAVLKERHHTKVQYQLKSEHISLAQVFSKMEQVMGVLGIEDYSVSQTTLDNVFVNFAKKQSDNLEQQETEPPSGLQSPLGRLLSLFRPRPAPTELRALVTEEPEDLDTEDEGLISFEEERAQLSFNTDTLC from the exons ATGCTGAGCAGGGTCACTCAGCTGCTGGAGCGCCTGAGCCGCGTGGTGGAGGACGGTAACCTGTTTGATCCGGTGCGGCCCAGCCTGGGCTCAGAACTCGAGACTCTCCGTCAGCGCCTCGAAGCCCTGGGCTCGGGCCCAGAGCTGGGAGCTGATGCCCCCGGGGGCCCTGCAG AGTCATCCTTCTCACTGGACTCAGTGGCCCGAGATCCACGGGAGCTGTGGCGTTTCCTAACACAGAACCTGTCGCTGCCCAATGGCACAGCCGAGGCCCTCCTGGCTGCGCGTGTGGACCTGCCTGAG GTGCATCGCTTGCTGTTTGGCCCTTCACCTATCCTGGACGTAGGGTCGGGCCTCTCCAGGGCTCGGACACCCTGGGGCCACCTAGGCAGCGACCACCTGCTCCAGATGGAG GAGCTGCTGCTGGCGCCTTCACTCCTGGAGCAGCTGACGTGCTCACGGGGCTCCAGGGAGCTGGGCCGCATCCTCACTGCACCGCAGGGTCACCAGGATGCTCTGCAGGGCTACCGGGATGTGGTCTGCAGTGGACAGGCCATGGCCCGCACCCGGCACTTTACAGAGTTGGCTGCCGAGCTCCGGGACCAGCTGGACACAGCCAAGATTGCCCAGCAG CTGGGCCTGGACACAGCCCCAAATGGCTCAGTGCCCCAACGTCAGCCACCACCCCCACGGGAGATGCAGGCACTGCTGGAGGATCTGCTGGGTGCCCAAAAGATCCTGCAGGATGTAGATGTCCTCTCAGCCCTTGCTCTGCTGCTGCCACAGGGTGCCTGTGCTGGCCGGGCTCCAGTGGGCCAAGCCAGTGGCTCTGGGGGCACGGCCAACAGCACGGGGCTGGGCCAGAGTCCTGGTTCCAATGGTTCCAACAGCTCAGCCGAGGAGGGAGCAGCATCCTCTGCTGCCCCTGCCTCCTCGGACGCCCTGCAGGGCCAGTGCTCGGCTTTCGTGCAGCTGTGGGCCGGCTTGCAGCCCATCCTCTGTGGCAACAACCG CACCATTGAGCCCGAAGCCCTGCGGAGGGGCAACATGAGCTCACTGGGCTTCACGAGCAAGGAGCAGCGGAATCTGGGCCTTCTGGTGCACCTCATGACCAGCAACCCCAAGATCCTGTACGCGCCTGCAGGTTCAGAGGCTGACCGGGTCATCCTCAAG GCCAACGAGACCTTTGCCTTTGTAGGCAATGTGACGCACTATGCCCAAGTCTGGCTTAACATCTCGGCAGAGATCCGCAGCTTTCTGGAGCAGGGCCGGCTGCAGAGGCATTTGGATTGGCTGCAGCAG TCAGTGGCAGAGCTGAGGCTGCACCCAGAGGCACTGGACCTGTCTCTGGAGGATCTGCCACCTGCCCTGCGCCAGGACAACTTCTCCCTGCCCAACAGCTCTGCCCTGCTGCAGCAGCTGGACACCATTGACAACGCTGCCTGTGGCTGGATTCAGTTCATGTCCAAG GTGAGCGTGGACATCTTCAAGGGTTTTCCTGATGAGGAGAGCATCGTCAACTACACGCTCAACCAGGCCTATCAGGACAACGTCACCGTGTTTGCCA GTGTGATCTTCCAGACTCGAAAGGACGGCTCCTTGCCACCCCACCTCCACTACAAGATCCGCCAGAACTCGAGCTTCACGGAGAAAACCAATGAGATACGCCGGGCCTACTGGCGCCCGGGGCCCAACACAGGCGGCCGATTCTACTTCCTGTATGGCTTCGTCTGGATCCAAG acatGATGGAGCGTGCCATCATCAATACCTTTGTGGGGCATGATGTGGTGGAGCCGGGCAACTACGTGCAGATGTTCCCTTACCCCTGCTACACACGGGATGA CTTCCTGTTTGTCATCGAGCACATGATGCCCCTGTGCATGGTCATCTCCTGGGTCTACTCTGTGGCCATGACGATCCAGCACATCGTGGCTGAGAAGGAGCATCGCCTCAAGGAG GTGATGAAGACGATGGGCCTGAATAATGCAGTGCACTGGGTGGCCTGGTTCATCACGGGCTTTGTGCAGCTGTCCATCTCGGTGACGGCGCTTACTGCAATCCTCAAGTACGGCCAGGTGCTCATGCACAGTCATGTGCTCATCATCTGGCTCTTCCTGGCCGTGTATGCTGTAGCCACCATCATGTTCTG CTTCCTGGTGTCAGTGCTGTATTCCAAGGCCAAGCTGGCCTCGGCCTGTGGTGGCATCATCTACTTCCTGAGTTACGTGCCCTACATGTATGTGGCCATCCGAGAAGAAGTGGCCCACGACAAGATCACAGCCTTCGAGAAGTGCATTGCG TCCTTGAtgtccaccactgcctttggtcTGGGCTCCAAGTACTTCGCCCTGTATGAGGTAGCAGGCGTGGGCATCCAGTGGCATACGTTTAGTCAGTCGCCCGTGGAGGGAGACGACTTTAACCTGCTGCTGGCCGTCATCATGCTGGTGGTGGATGCTGTCGTGTATGGGGTGCTCACATGGTACATCGAGGCAGTGCACCCAG gCATGTATGGGCTGCCCCGACCCTGGTACTTCCCGCTGCAGAAGTCCTACTGGCTGGGCAGTGGGCGAACAGAAGCGTGGGAATGGACCTGGCCCTGGGCTCATGCCCCCCGACTCAGTGTCATGGAAGAAGACCAGGCCTGTGCCATGGAGAGCCGGCACTTGG AGGAGATGCGTGGCATGGAGGAAGAGCCTACCCACTTGCCCCTGGTGGTATGCGTGGACAAGCTCACCAAGATCTACAAGACGGACAAGAAGCCGGCCTTGAACAGGCTAAGCCTGAACCTCTACGAAAATCAGGTGGTCTCCTTCCTGGGTCACAACGGGGCTGGCAAGACCACCACCAT gtccatcctgaccGGCCTGTTCCCACCCACATCGGGATCAGCTACCATCTACGGGCACGACATCCGCACAGAAATGGATGAGATCCGCAAGAACCTGGGCATGTGCCCTCAACACAATGTGCTCTTCGATCGGCTCACGGTGGAGGAGCACCTGTGGTTCTACTCCCGGCTGAAGAGCATGGCCCAGGCGGAGATCCGCAAGGAGATGGAGAA GATGATCGAAGACCTGGAGCTGTCCAACAAACGGCACTCGCTGGTGCAGACCCTGTCAGGTGGCATGAAGCGCAAACTGTCGGTGGCCATTGCCTTTGTAGGCGGGTCTCGGGCCATCATCCTGGACGAGCCCACGGCGGGGGTGGACCCCTATGCGCGCCGCGCCATCTGGGACCTCATCCTCAAGTACAAGCCTG GTCGCACCATCCTCCTGTCCACCCACCACATGGACGAGGCCGACCTGCTGGGGGACCGCATCGCCATCATCTCCCATGGGAAGCTCAAGTGCTGTGGGTCCCCACTCTTCCTCAAGGGCGCCTACGGCGATGGCTACCGCCTCACGCTGGTCAAGAAGCCAGCCCAGCCTGGGGATCCCCAAG AGCCAATGCTGACATCAAGCCCTTCGGGTCGAGCCCAGCTGAGCTGCTGCTCTGAGCCCCAAGTCTCCCAGTTCATCCGCAAGCATGTGGGTTCCTGCCTACTGGTCTCAGACACCAGCACGGAGCTCTCCTATATCCTGCCTAGTGAGGCTGTCAAGAAGGGGGGCTTTGAGCGCCTCTTCCAG CACCTGGAGTGCAGTTTGGACCTGCTGCACCTGAGCAGCTTCGGGCTGATGGACACGACACTGGAGGAGGTGTTCCTCAAGGTGTCTGAAGAGGACCAGTCTCTGGAGAACAGTGAGGCAG ATATGAAGGAGTCCAGGAAGGATGCATTTCCTGTGACCGACAGAGCTGTCTCAGGGGAGGCACCAGCGGGCAACCTAGCCCAAAGCTCGGAGCTGGCACAGTCGCAGGCGTCCCTGCAGTCCACGTCCTCGGTGGGCTCTGCCCGTGGCGATGAGGCCACTGGCTCTGCAGGTGTCTACGGCGACTACCGGCCGCTCTTGGATGGCCTTCACGACCCGGACAACGTCAGTCTGCAAG AGGCTGAGGCTGAGGCACTCACACGAGTGGGCCAAGGCAGCCACAAGCTGGACGGCTGGTGGCTGAGAGTGCGCCAGTTTCATGGGCTGCTGGTGAAGCGATTCCACTGTGCCCGCCGCAACTCCAAGGCATTGTCCTCCCAGATCCTGCTGCCTGCCTTCTTTGTCTGCGTGGCCATGACCGTGGCCCTCTCTGTTCCCGAGATCG GGGACTTGCCCCCGCTGGTCCTGTCGCCCTCCCAGTACCACAACTACACTCAGCCTCGTGGCAACTTCATCCCCTATGCCAATGAGGAGCGCCGGGAGTACCG GTTACGGTTGTCGCCCGATGCCAGCCCCCAGCAGCTGGTGAGCACTTTCCGGCTACCATCTGGTGTGGGGGCCACCTGCGTGCTGAAGTCTCCAGCCAATGGCTCGCTGGGCCCCACCCTGAACCTGAGCAGTGGCGAATCCCGAGTGCTGGCCGCTCGCTTCTTCGACAGCATGTGCCTGGAGTCCTTCACAAAGGGGCTGCCACTGTCGAACTTCGTGCCCCCGCCGCCCTCCCCTGCCCCTTCCGACTCACCCATGTCCCCTGATGACGACCCCCTGCAGACCTGGAACTCCTCGCTGCCACCCACATCAGGGCCAG AGAACTGGACCTCCGCACCCGCCCTTCCCCACCTGGTGCGGGAGCCCGTGCGCTGCATCTGCTCGTCGCAGGGCACTGGCTTCTCTTGCCCTGGAGGCGTGGGGGGACACCCCCCACAGATGCGTGTGGTCACTGGGGACATCTTGATGGACATCACTGGCCACAATGTCTCTGAGTACCTGCTCTTCACCTCTGACCGCTTCCGACTGCACCG GTATGGGGCAATCACGTTCGGCAACGTGCAGAAGTCCATCCCGGCGTCATTTGGCGCCCGAGCACCGGCTATGGTGCGAAAAATCGCAGTGCGCCGGGCAGCACAG GTGCTCTACAACAACAAGGGCTACCACAGCATGCCCACCTACCTCAACAGTCTCAATAACGCCATCCTTCGCGCCAACCTGCCCAAGAGCAAGGGCAATCCAGCAGCCTACG GCATTACTGTCACTAACCACCCCATGAACAAGACCAGCGCCAGCCTTTCCCTGGATTACCT GTTGCAGGGCACCGATGTAGTCATCGCCATCTTCATCATTGTGGCCATGTCCTTCGTGCCAGCAAGCTTTGTGGTCTTCTTGGTGGCCGAGCAGTCCACCAAGGCCAAACACCTGCAGTTCGTCAGCGGCTGCAACCCCGTCATCTACTGGCTCGCCAACTACGTGTGGGACATG CTCAACTACCTGGTCCCAGCCACCTGCTGTGTCATCATCCTGTTTGTGTTTGACCTGCCAGCCTACACTTCCCCTACCAACTTCCCAGCAGtgctctctctcttcctgttGTATGG GTGGTCCATCACTCCCATCATGTACCCAGCCTCCTTCTGGTTCGAGGTGCCCAGCTCAGCCTACGTGTTCCTCATTGTCATCAACCTCTTCATTGGCATCACAGCCACCGTGGCCACGTTTCTGCTACAGCTTTTCGAGCACGACAAG GACCTGAAGGTGGTCAACAGTTACCTGAAAAGCTGCTTTCTCATCTTCCCCAACTACAACCTGGGCCATGGGCTCATGGAGATGGCCTACAACGAGTACATCAACGAGTACTATGCCAAGATCG GCCAGTTCGACAAGATGAAGTCCCCTTTCGAGTGGGACATCGTCACCCGGAGCCTAGTGGCCATGACGGTGGAGGGCTTTGTGGGCTTCTTCCTCACCATCATGTGCCAGTACAACTTCCTTCGGCAGCCACA GCGCATGCCAGTGTCCACCAAGCCCGTGGAGGATGATGTGGATGTGGCCAGTGAGCGTCGGCGTGTGCTCCGAGGGGATGCAGACAACGACATGGTCAAGATCGAGAATTTGACCAAG GTCTACAAATCTCGGAAGCTGGGCCGCATCCTGGCCGTGGACCGACTGTGTCTGGGCGTGCGGCCCGGGGAATGCTTTGGGCTCCTGGGTGTCAATGGAGCAGGCAAGACCAGCACCTTCAAGATGCTGACGGGCGACGAGAGCACGACTGGGGGCGAGGCCTTTGTGAACGGGCACAG tgtgctcagggagCTACTGCAGGTACAGCAGAGCCTTGGCTACTGCCCCCAATTTGACGCCCTGTTCGACGAGCTTACGGCCCGTGAGCACCTGCAGCTCTACACGAGGCTCCGGGGGATCCCCTGGAAGGATGAGAAGCAG GTGGTAAAGTGGGCTCTGGAGAAGCTAGAGCTGACCAAGCACGCCGATAAGCCGGCCGGCACCTACAGCGGTGGCAACAAGAGGAAGCTGTCGGCCGCCATTGCCCTCATTGGCCACCCGTCCTTCATCTTCCTG GACGAGCCCACTACAGGCATGGACCCCAAAGCACGGCGCTTCCTCTGGAATCTCATTCTGGACCTCATCAAGACCGGGCGCTCCGTGGTGCTAACATCACACAG CATGGAGGAATGCGAGGCCCTGTGCACGCGCCTGGCCATCATGGTGAACGGGCGGCTGCGCTGTCTGGGCAGCATCCAGCACCTGAAGAACCG GTTTGGCGACGGCTACATGATCACCGTGAGGACCAAGAGCAGCCATAGTGTGAAGGATGTGGTGCGCTTCTTCAACCGGAACTTCCCCGAGGCGGTGCTCAAG GAGCGGCACCACACGAAGGTGCAGTACCAGCTCAAGTCGGAGCACATCTCGCTGGCACAGGTGTTCAGCAAGATGGAGCAAGTGATGGGGGTGCTGGGCATCGAGGACTACTCAGTCAGCCAGACCACCCTGGACAAT GTGTTTGTCAACTTCGCCAAGAAACAGAGCGACAACCTGGAACAGCAGGAGACGGAGCCACCCTCTGGCCTGCAGTCCCCCTTGGGCCGGCTGCTGAGCCTGTTCCGGCCGCGCCCTGCACCCACAGAACTCCGTGCTCTGGTGACTGAGGAGCCCGAGGACCTGGACACAGAGGATGAAGGCCTCATCAGCTTCGAGGAGGAGCGG GCCCAGCTCTCCTTCAACACAGACACGCTCTGCTGA